The following proteins are encoded in a genomic region of Mesoplodon densirostris isolate mMesDen1 chromosome 12, mMesDen1 primary haplotype, whole genome shotgun sequence:
- the LOC132499929 gene encoding BCL-6 corepressor-like yields the protein MVGFWPQGCMPLKEVVLYCLENKICDVNHCDNVAYCALHEACARGWLNIVRHLLEYGADVNCGAQDGTGPLHDAVKNDHLKIVRLLLSYGADPTLATYSGRTIKKVNHSELLEKFLTDCLNNLQAPDDGNPGCSSEFSGSCVCEPDDESGYDVLANPPGPEDQDDSNEAYGDLLEFEFSESPLLPCYNVLVSVAQGPRNWLLLSDLLKKLQMSSCIFRCNFPNAEIVTIAEAEFYRQVSASLLFSCPKDLESFNEESEELLDLVEFTNELQTLLGSSVEWILPRDLDSDDDW from the exons ATGGTGGGCTTTTGGCCCCAAGGATGTATGCCTTTGAAA GAAGTGGTCTTGTACTGCCTGGAGAACAAGATTTGTGATGTGAACCACTGCGACAATGTGGCTTACTGTGCCCTGCATGAGGCTTGTGCAAGAGGTTGGCTCAACATCGTACGACACCTCCTTGAATATGGCGCCGATGTCAACTGCGGTGCCCAGGATGGAACCGG GCCTCTCCACGATGCTGTCAAGAATGATCATCTCAAAATTGTCCGCTTGCTCCTCTCCTACGGTGCTGATCCTACCCTGGCTACGTACTCAGGTagaaccatcaagaaagtgaaccaCAGCGAACTTCTGGAGAAGTTCTTAACAG acTGTTTAAATAACCTGCAGGCTCCTGACGACGGTAACCCCGGTTGCTCTTCGGAGTTCTCTGGCAGCTGTGTGTGTG AACCAGATGATGAAAGTGGTTACGATGTTTTAGCAAATCCCCCAGGACCGGAGGACCAGGATGACAGCAACGAGGCCTATGGTGACCTATTGGAATTTGAATTTTCCGAAAGCCCCCTTTTGCCGTGTTATAACGTCCTGGTGTCCGTCGCTCAGGG GCCTCGTAACTGGCTGTTGCTCTCAGACCTGCTCAAGAAACTGCAAATGTCCTCCTGCATATTCCGCTGCAATTTCCCAAATGCGGAAATTGTCACCATCGCGGAGGCCGAGTTCTACCGGCAAGTGTCAGCAAGTCTCTTATTCTCTTGCCCCAAAGACCTGGAGTCCTTTAATGAAGAAAGTGAGGAGCTCTTAGATCTGGTGGAGTTCACGAACGAGCTTCAGACTCTGCTGGGCTCATCCGTGGAGTGGATCCTCCCCAGAGACCTGGACTCAGACGACGACTGGTGA